One Candidatus Bathyarchaeota archaeon DNA window includes the following coding sequences:
- a CDS encoding fumarylacetoacetate hydrolase family protein encodes MKLVTFKMHTEERIGALVGAKVLDLTSAYAVYLREAHGRMNACILALGLIPPSMRAFLIGGEVAMEAARATLEYMADQSGDKEGLDGERLWLKLEEVRLEAPIPSPGKLYCTAVNFYGHATESIKDPKARAAEIIRLKGMKLSVPDIFQKPPGLVVGPQGPVIKVRATDKMDYECELAVVIGKQGKYISQEEAYDHIAGYTILIDVSARDQGFPQDVDFRLFKNDINWTKGKGMDNAGPMGPCILTRDEVPDPYDPPMKLITRVNGDTRQNGDLSTMIIRIPRIIEYLSNGTTLEPGDIISTGTVAGVARSWPNGYLDVGDVLECEIPSIGILRYEIVGE; translated from the coding sequence ATGAAGCTCGTTACATTCAAGATGCACACCGAGGAGAGAATCGGGGCCCTCGTGGGCGCCAAGGTGTTAGATCTTACCTCAGCTTATGCTGTGTACCTGAGGGAGGCACACGGGAGGATGAACGCTTGCATATTGGCCCTTGGCCTCATCCCGCCATCGATGAGAGCCTTCCTAATTGGCGGAGAGGTGGCTATGGAGGCTGCGAGGGCGACCCTCGAGTACATGGCGGACCAGTCTGGGGACAAAGAGGGCCTAGATGGAGAGAGACTTTGGCTTAAGCTTGAAGAGGTAAGGCTAGAAGCACCTATTCCTTCACCGGGGAAATTGTACTGTACTGCAGTGAACTTCTACGGCCATGCGACAGAGAGTATAAAGGATCCTAAGGCAAGGGCTGCGGAGATAATAAGGCTCAAAGGGATGAAGCTGAGTGTCCCCGATATTTTCCAAAAACCCCCCGGGCTAGTGGTGGGCCCCCAAGGGCCCGTAATCAAGGTGCGGGCAACAGACAAGATGGACTATGAGTGCGAACTCGCGGTGGTCATAGGAAAGCAGGGGAAGTACATCTCTCAGGAGGAAGCATATGATCATATCGCGGGTTATACCATCCTCATCGACGTGAGTGCTCGGGACCAGGGGTTCCCCCAAGACGTGGACTTTAGGCTATTCAAGAACGACATCAACTGGACTAAAGGGAAAGGAATGGACAATGCCGGTCCCATGGGCCCATGCATACTAACCCGTGACGAGGTCCCAGACCCCTACGACCCGCCCATGAAACTCATAACTCGGGTGAACGGGGATACGAGGCAAAACGGGGATCTATCCACGATGATCATCAGGATACCCCGGATCATTGAGTACCTTTCTAATGGAACCACTTTAGAGCCTGGGGACATCATCTCTACAGGGACAGTGGCCGGGGTAGCCCGCAGCTGGCCCAACGGGTACCTTGATGTTGGGGATGTCCTGGAGTGTGAGATCCCCTCCATTGGGATTCTAAGGTATGAAATTGTGGGGGAATAG
- a CDS encoding CDP-2,3-bis-(O-geranylgeranyl)-sn-glycerol synthase, protein MQIQTGGDRHRGGLNTMNLPLLTWFAETVYIYLPAYIANATPVVLSGDGPLDKGKNWVDGKPLFGNHKTLRGTISGLAAGFLIGLIQGSPLKAALLSIGAIGGDLIVSFFKRRANLKPGALLPIADQMGFIVFAVILVGFTAQAPRWDQAVGILIATLPIHYLSNIVAWTLKLKSNPW, encoded by the coding sequence ATGCAGATTCAAACTGGGGGAGACCGGCATCGAGGAGGCCTAAATACCATGAACCTCCCTCTCTTGACCTGGTTCGCGGAGACCGTCTACATCTACCTCCCCGCCTACATAGCTAACGCAACCCCTGTGGTGCTGAGCGGCGATGGCCCCCTTGACAAGGGCAAGAACTGGGTCGACGGAAAGCCCCTCTTCGGGAACCATAAGACCCTCCGGGGGACTATCTCTGGTCTCGCAGCTGGTTTCCTCATTGGTCTAATTCAGGGGAGCCCACTCAAGGCCGCCCTACTCTCCATCGGAGCGATCGGGGGCGATCTTATCGTGTCCTTTTTCAAGAGGAGAGCGAATCTTAAGCCGGGAGCACTCCTCCCCATCGCCGATCAGATGGGGTTTATCGTCTTCGCAGTGATCCTTGTTGGATTTACTGCTCAGGCGCCCAGATGGGATCAGGCCGTAGGGATCCTAATCGCGACTCTCCCTATCCACTACCTCAGCAATATAGTAGCTTGGACTCTCAAACTTAAGAGCAATCCATGGTAA
- a CDS encoding ATPase domain-containing protein, which yields MERRLPTGLSPLDDLLGGGFRYGSVSLIYGEASTGKTTIAFTSLVRHLERDPWAKAYYIDSDNKLSTRRLTQITKDPKALERLLIWRSMSFHEQGRTIESLSDLLHNGNIPIVVDSITGPYRLETGRSERTFRSNKELNRQLGFLSETAKIKDSAILVTGQVHSILDRDPPEVEPVAQRLLRYWSDTILKLETTSMQGVRQAILKKPGDEQRSCRFKLGETGIEEA from the coding sequence ATGGAACGACGTCTCCCTACAGGCTTATCCCCGCTAGATGATCTACTGGGGGGAGGGTTCAGGTACGGATCCGTCTCCCTCATCTATGGTGAGGCCTCTACGGGGAAAACAACTATTGCCTTCACAAGTCTGGTAAGACACCTCGAGAGAGACCCTTGGGCTAAGGCCTACTACATCGACTCAGATAACAAGCTCTCTACACGACGGCTAACCCAGATCACCAAGGACCCTAAGGCCCTGGAGCGCCTGCTCATCTGGAGATCCATGAGCTTCCATGAGCAGGGCAGGACCATTGAGAGCCTCTCCGACCTCCTTCACAACGGGAATATTCCCATCGTAGTCGATTCAATAACAGGGCCCTACCGCCTCGAGACAGGGCGCTCTGAGAGGACATTTAGATCTAATAAAGAGCTTAATCGGCAGTTGGGCTTTCTCTCAGAGACCGCTAAAATCAAAGACTCAGCAATACTCGTCACAGGGCAGGTCCACAGCATCTTGGATAGAGACCCCCCGGAGGTGGAGCCTGTGGCCCAGAGACTCCTAAGATATTGGTCAGACACCATCCTAAAGCTTGAGACCACCTCAATGCAGGGGGTACGCCAGGCGATCCTCAAGAAACCCGGAGATGAGCAGAGGTCATGCAGATTCAAACTGGGGGAGACCGGCATCGAGGAGGCCTAA
- a CDS encoding MFS transporter encodes MEGNGSRGRALLVLSISLFLGLTLWFSSGTVTSQLASVFDASGHGRALLGVGLTGGFVVGCLVYAFLNVADVYDARSVYVASALAGGLANGVAALGWSLGVVILFRFLTGFFLAGVYPVGMKLAASWFQEDRGLALGVMVGALTLGSGLPYLIGMLGFPGWRGTMLASSGLAGLGGLLVGQLFREGPHGVGAVNFEVGKFAEILGNGAQKLVFVGYFGHMWELYAMWVWVPVFLRESYLGAYPSSDPMGFVSVGAFLVFLFGAVATGVGGRIADSCGRTVFTGGILGLSGLISLVIGFFFEYPYLALAVAVAWGVVVIPDSPQYSAMVAELAEEGYVGTALTLQMALGFLLTIFSIRMVPWYVGMVKWRYGFTILGVGPLVGIASMYFLRRHPDSVRIAGGRK; translated from the coding sequence GTGGAGGGAAATGGTTCCAGAGGGCGAGCTCTCCTCGTCCTATCAATCTCCCTATTCCTTGGGCTCACGTTATGGTTCAGCTCTGGTACGGTTACCTCCCAGTTAGCATCCGTCTTTGATGCCTCAGGGCATGGTAGGGCTCTCTTGGGCGTGGGGCTCACCGGAGGGTTCGTGGTGGGATGTTTAGTTTATGCCTTCCTGAACGTGGCAGACGTCTATGACGCAAGGAGTGTTTACGTGGCCTCCGCGTTGGCAGGGGGGCTTGCTAATGGGGTCGCTGCTTTGGGGTGGTCTTTGGGGGTGGTGATTCTATTCCGATTCTTGACGGGTTTCTTCCTAGCAGGGGTCTACCCCGTGGGTATGAAGCTAGCGGCCTCCTGGTTTCAAGAGGACCGGGGGTTAGCGCTGGGAGTGATGGTGGGTGCATTGACCCTAGGTTCTGGGCTTCCTTACCTGATAGGGATGCTGGGGTTCCCGGGCTGGAGAGGTACCATGCTTGCATCGTCAGGGTTGGCGGGTTTAGGGGGGTTACTAGTCGGGCAACTCTTCCGGGAAGGGCCTCATGGGGTGGGGGCCGTAAATTTTGAGGTGGGTAAATTTGCGGAGATACTGGGGAACGGAGCTCAGAAACTAGTGTTCGTAGGTTATTTCGGACACATGTGGGAACTCTACGCAATGTGGGTCTGGGTGCCAGTGTTCCTGAGAGAGTCGTATCTTGGGGCTTATCCGAGTTCGGACCCCATGGGGTTCGTGTCAGTAGGGGCTTTCCTGGTGTTCCTGTTCGGGGCGGTGGCTACGGGAGTAGGGGGGAGAATCGCGGACTCATGTGGGCGTACAGTTTTTACGGGGGGTATTCTGGGCTTGAGCGGGCTGATTTCCCTGGTGATAGGTTTTTTTTTCGAATATCCGTATTTAGCGTTGGCTGTTGCAGTGGCGTGGGGAGTAGTAGTGATTCCTGATTCACCACAATATTCGGCGATGGTGGCAGAGTTGGCGGAGGAGGGATATGTAGGGACGGCATTGACCCTGCAGATGGCCTTGGGATTCCTTTTGACGATCTTCTCCATCCGGATGGTGCCGTGGTACGTTGGGATGGTTAAGTGGCGATATGGGTTCACGATTTTGGGTGTGGGCCCTCTGGTGGGGATCGCCTCAATGTACTTTTTGAGAAGGCATCCGGACTCTGTGAGGATTGCAGGTGGAAGGAAATGA
- the ggt gene encoding gamma-glutamyltransferase, producing MKFDSRRSPVYTTHGMVASSQPLASAAGLHILQVGGNAADAAVATAAALNVTEPSSTGIGGDCFCLYYHAEKGRVLGLNGSGRSPAALTPDLLYNLGYDTMPRNGVYTVTVPGAAAGWVDTLECFGTMELGKVLEPAIRLAEDGFPVAPLTARAWALGVSSLKSGPHSEEMLIDGRAPRTGELMRNPTLAQTFRTLADHGKQGFYEGRIAEAIVELLDSKCGVMTTEDLKYHKSTFPDPISVDYKGTEVVEIPPNGQGITALIALNILEGYSLEGIKHSSVSHLHTLIEAMRIAFADARWYIADPDIVHVPIDELISKGYAAERRRLINSAAALVTVGRGSPFAGSDTVYFCTVDGEGNACSFINSNYMGFGTGLIPKGCGFTLQNRGANFTLEKGHPNRLEPEKRPYHTIIPGMMLRDGLLHGPFGVMGGFMQPQGHVQVVVNMVDYGMNPQEALDAPRFNIVDGTSGGNILLEEGIAPETIAALTSLGHKVVPASGYTRVSFGRGQIILRDPETGILCAGSDSRADGQAVGW from the coding sequence ATGAAGTTTGACTCAAGGCGCAGCCCCGTCTACACCACCCATGGTATGGTAGCCTCAAGCCAGCCCCTCGCTTCTGCGGCGGGCCTGCATATCCTCCAGGTCGGTGGCAATGCTGCGGACGCTGCTGTCGCCACCGCAGCGGCCCTCAACGTCACCGAGCCCTCCTCTACGGGTATCGGAGGGGACTGTTTCTGTCTTTATTACCACGCCGAGAAAGGGCGGGTGCTGGGTCTCAACGGCAGCGGTAGATCCCCTGCAGCCCTCACGCCAGATCTTCTATACAACTTGGGATATGACACGATGCCTCGGAATGGGGTCTATACTGTCACCGTTCCTGGGGCCGCAGCAGGCTGGGTCGACACCCTAGAATGCTTCGGCACCATGGAACTCGGCAAAGTGTTGGAGCCGGCCATCAGACTCGCGGAGGACGGATTCCCCGTTGCCCCTCTCACAGCCAGGGCGTGGGCCCTTGGAGTATCGAGCCTCAAGTCGGGTCCTCACTCCGAGGAGATGCTAATTGACGGCCGGGCCCCCCGAACAGGAGAGCTCATGAGGAACCCAACCCTTGCCCAGACCTTCCGCACTCTCGCCGATCATGGGAAGCAGGGCTTCTATGAGGGCCGGATCGCCGAGGCGATCGTAGAGCTCCTAGACTCTAAGTGTGGAGTCATGACAACGGAAGACCTCAAATACCACAAAAGTACATTCCCCGATCCCATTAGCGTTGACTACAAAGGCACCGAAGTGGTAGAGATCCCCCCCAACGGCCAGGGGATCACCGCATTGATAGCCCTAAACATCCTTGAGGGGTATAGCTTGGAGGGAATAAAGCACTCCAGCGTCAGTCACCTCCATACTCTCATAGAGGCGATGCGGATCGCCTTCGCCGACGCCAGATGGTACATTGCTGATCCTGACATCGTTCACGTCCCGATAGATGAACTCATCTCCAAGGGCTACGCAGCGGAGCGCCGGAGGCTCATAAACTCCGCCGCAGCCTTAGTGACCGTTGGGAGGGGGAGCCCCTTTGCAGGATCGGACACTGTCTATTTCTGCACAGTGGACGGTGAAGGGAACGCGTGCAGCTTCATCAACAGCAACTATATGGGCTTCGGGACGGGCCTTATACCCAAGGGCTGTGGGTTTACCCTCCAGAACCGAGGAGCCAATTTCACCTTAGAGAAGGGCCATCCCAACAGATTGGAGCCCGAAAAACGTCCATACCATACGATCATCCCTGGTATGATGCTCAGGGACGGGCTTCTTCACGGTCCTTTTGGAGTAATGGGGGGCTTTATGCAGCCCCAGGGTCACGTTCAGGTTGTGGTGAATATGGTGGACTACGGAATGAACCCCCAAGAGGCCCTCGATGCCCCTCGCTTCAATATCGTTGACGGCACCAGCGGGGGCAACATCCTCCTCGAAGAGGGGATTGCCCCGGAGACCATAGCCGCCCTCACAAGTTTGGGCCACAAGGTGGTCCCCGCCTCTGGGTACACCCGTGTATCTTTCGGGAGAGGTCAGATCATCCTCAGGGACCCTGAAACAGGGATTCTATGCGCGGGCTCCGACTCCCGGGCCGATGGCCAGGCAGTTGGCTGGTGA